A window of Candidatus Neomarinimicrobiota bacterium genomic DNA:
GCCCAGACTCTTAATGCGTTCTTTAGGCTCCACTAAGTGCGTCAGGCGGATACCAAAGTGGTCTTCTACCACCACTACTTCACCCTCAGCCAGCTTCTTGCCATTCACCAGCACATCCACGGGTTCCCCCGCCAGCTTGTTGAGCTCAATGACCGAGCCCTTCCCCAGCTTGAGAATTTCCTCTACGTGCATGATCCTACGCCCCAGCTCCACCGCCACGTCCAGCTCTACATCGAGGAGCAGGTCGATCTTGCGTTCTCTGCGTTCCATGGGACCCACCTCGGCGAACTCCTCAAACTCAGCCGGGCTAACCTCCACCAGGCCGCCTTCATCGCCGCCTTCTTCAAACAGCGCGGCCACATCCGGGACACCAGCCACTTCCTCGCCTCCCGCCAACGGCAGCTCACCGGGGACAACTTCGGCCGCCTCTTCTCCGAGGCCTTCATCACCTGCTAACTCAGCCCCCAGGTCCTCGGCTGGTTCAGCAGTTACTTCACCAGCAGCTTCTTCAGCTGTGGTACCCTCAACCTCCTCCGGGGCTGACTCGCCCTGCACCCCATAGGTAATAACGTATTGCTCCTTTTCATCACCACGGGTGAAGCGATAAGTAGCGGTGAGTCCTTCCTCCGGCAGCCCGAGTTCCCCT
This region includes:
- the fliN gene encoding flagellar motor switch protein FliN produces the protein MQYDELSQRYQAALKQLLPVLSEVSAQTLHEKIAIESDDPASLTGDFAPDHEYPLLKVTFGSTTDVAYEHFFLMDKSLAGLIFSWMAGGETPEEIVDEHLEAVRGMVTQVLGQLQAALEGQEYAFTAGEIQLAEVASQGELGLPEEGLTATYRFTRGDEKEQYVITYGVQGESAPEEVEGTTAEEAAGEVTAEPAEDLGAELAGDEGLGEEAAEVVPGELPLAGGEEVAGVPDVAALFEEGGDEGGLVEVSPAEFEEFAEVGPMERRERKIDLLLDVELDVAVELGRRIMHVEEILKLGKGSVIELNKLAGEPVDVLVNGKKLAEGEVVVVEDHFGIRLTHLVEPKERIKSLGK